Proteins encoded by one window of Superficieibacter sp. HKU1:
- the yqjA gene encoding DedA family general envelope maintenance protein YqjA gives MELFTQLMHALWSQDYETLANPSMIGMLYFVLFVILFLENGLLPAAFLPGDSLLVLVGVLIAKGAMGYPQTIILLTMAASLGCWLSYIQGRWLGNTRLVQKWLSHLPAHYHQRAHHLFHKHGLSALLIGRFIAFVRTLLPTIAGISGLSSARFQFFNWVSGLLWVLILTTLGYLLGKTPVFLKYEDKLMSCLMLLPVVLLVFGLIGSLVVLWKKKHREIEDK, from the coding sequence ATGGAACTTTTTACTCAGTTGATGCATGCCCTCTGGAGCCAGGATTATGAAACGCTGGCGAATCCATCCATGATTGGCATGCTGTATTTTGTTTTGTTTGTGATCCTGTTTCTTGAGAATGGATTACTACCTGCGGCTTTTCTGCCGGGGGATAGCTTGCTGGTGCTGGTCGGTGTCCTGATTGCCAAAGGCGCAATGGGCTATCCGCAAACCATTATTTTGTTGACCATGGCGGCAAGCCTTGGTTGCTGGCTTAGTTATATTCAGGGGCGCTGGCTGGGTAATACCCGACTGGTGCAAAAATGGTTATCGCACCTGCCTGCGCACTATCATCAGCGGGCGCACCATCTTTTTCATAAGCACGGGCTTTCCGCGCTGCTGATTGGCCGCTTTATCGCATTTGTTCGTACGCTGCTGCCAACCATCGCCGGAATTTCTGGCCTCAGCAGCGCCCGCTTCCAGTTTTTCAACTGGGTTAGCGGCCTGCTGTGGGTACTTATTTTGACAACGCTGGGCTATCTGCTGGGTAAGACCCCGGTCTTTCTCAAGTACGAAGATAAGCTCATGTCCTGCCTGATGCTGCTGCCGGTGGTGCTGCTGGTATTTGGCCTGATCGGCTCGCTGGTGGTTCTCTGGAAGAAGAAACACCGGGAGATTGAGGACAAGTGA
- the mzrA gene encoding EnvZ/OmpR regulon moderator MzrA: MAIKHSLLRRLTWSLGALTLFTCLFYAGVTLQRHESTLAIRPSSQGVSVPDGFSVWHQLDANGIRFKSITPHADTLLIKFDSSAQSAAAKEVLDRSLPHGYIIAQQDEDDQATMWLTRLRDTSRRFG, from the coding sequence ATGGCAATTAAACATTCGCTACTGCGTCGACTCACCTGGAGTCTTGGTGCGCTGACCCTGTTTACCTGCTTGTTTTATGCAGGGGTTACGCTTCAGCGCCATGAATCAACGCTGGCTATTCGACCGTCAAGTCAGGGCGTTAGCGTCCCTGACGGTTTCTCCGTCTGGCATCAGCTTGATGCCAACGGCATTCGTTTCAAGAGCATCACCCCGCATGCAGATACCCTGCTTATCAAGTTTGATTCCAGCGCCCAGAGCGCCGCAGCGAAAGAAGTGCTCGACCGTTCGCTCCCCCACGGGTACATCATCGCACAGCAGGATGAAGACGATCAGGCGACAATGTGGCTCACCCGTCTGCGGGATACCTCTCGTCGATTCGGCTAA
- a CDS encoding DoxX family protein encodes MKKLEDVGVLVARILMPILFITAGWGKITGYAGTQQYMEAMGVPGFLLPLTILLEFGGGLAILFGFLTRTTALFTAGFTLLTAFIFHSNFAEGVNSLMFMKNLTIAGGFLLLAITGPGAFSIDRLLNKKW; translated from the coding sequence ATGAAAAAATTAGAAGATGTTGGCGTGCTGGTAGCAAGAATTCTGATGCCAATTCTGTTTATCACCGCAGGATGGGGCAAAATTACCGGTTATGCCGGGACTCAGCAATATATGGAAGCGATGGGCGTACCAGGGTTCCTGCTGCCGCTGACTATCCTGCTGGAGTTTGGCGGCGGTCTGGCTATCCTGTTCGGTTTCCTGACCCGCACCACGGCCCTGTTTACCGCTGGTTTTACGCTGCTGACGGCGTTTATTTTTCACAGTAACTTCGCTGAAGGCGTGAACTCGCTGATGTTTATGAAAAACCTGACCATCGCAGGCGGCTTCCTGCTGCTGGCTATCACCGGTCCGGGCGCGTTCAGTATCGACCGCCTGCTGAATAAAAAGTGGTAA
- the yiaK gene encoding 3-dehydro-L-gulonate 2-dehydrogenase has translation MPLVPFNEMKQTVNQAFLNAGLNEAQADTCAQIHTETSCDGIFSHGLNRVARFVDYVRKGWIDINAEPVLVKSSGSFEIYDGQRGPGITNALFAVDRAMALATEQGIGLVGLRNTTHWMRGGTYGWRAANKGFAALCWTNTESCMPAWGAKNTRLGNNPYVMAVPMKEGALILDMAMSQYAYGKLQVTRLKGEKLPFPGGFDKDGNLTDEPGPIEESMRILPTGYWKGSGMAIVLDAMAAFLTAGASTNEIDKIQQGSCTGASQVFMVFNPEHFGGKEFSENMAASIAEYVKSSEPAEGSDEVFYPGEREVSRRARHRAEGIPADDSVWAEVQALVQR, from the coding sequence ATGCCATTAGTTCCCTTCAATGAAATGAAACAGACCGTTAACCAGGCATTCCTCAACGCTGGCCTCAATGAGGCGCAGGCCGATACCTGTGCGCAAATTCATACTGAAACCAGCTGCGACGGGATTTTCTCGCACGGGCTAAATCGGGTAGCCCGATTTGTCGATTACGTGCGAAAAGGCTGGATCGATATCAATGCTGAGCCAGTGCTGGTGAAATCGTCGGGGAGCTTTGAAATTTATGATGGTCAGCGCGGGCCGGGTATTACCAACGCGTTATTTGCCGTTGACCGGGCAATGGCGCTGGCGACTGAACAGGGTATAGGGCTGGTTGGCCTGCGCAATACCACCCACTGGATGCGCGGCGGCACCTACGGCTGGCGGGCGGCGAATAAGGGATTTGCTGCCTTATGCTGGACCAATACCGAGTCCTGTATGCCTGCCTGGGGAGCGAAAAATACCCGTCTGGGAAATAACCCTTATGTCATGGCCGTACCAATGAAAGAAGGGGCGCTCATTCTGGATATGGCAATGTCGCAATATGCCTACGGTAAGCTACAGGTCACACGTCTGAAAGGCGAAAAATTGCCGTTTCCGGGAGGCTTTGACAAAGACGGTAATCTGACCGACGAGCCAGGCCCGATTGAAGAGTCCATGCGCATCCTGCCGACCGGCTACTGGAAAGGCTCAGGCATGGCGATCGTACTTGATGCGATGGCGGCTTTCCTGACGGCGGGCGCATCCACCAATGAGATTGATAAAATTCAGCAGGGAAGCTGCACCGGGGCCAGTCAGGTCTTTATGGTGTTTAATCCCGAACACTTCGGCGGCAAAGAATTCAGCGAGAACATGGCCGCCAGTATTGCTGAATACGTTAAATCCTCAGAGCCTGCGGAAGGCAGCGACGAGGTTTTCTATCCGGGAGAAAGGGAAGTGAGCCGTCGTGCCCGCCATCGTGCGGAAGGCATTCCGGCGGATGACAGCGTATGGGCTGAAGTGCAGGCGCTGGTGCAACGCTGA
- a CDS encoding YqjD family protein, protein MSKDNNTDHLRAELKSLTDTLEEVLSSSSDKSKEEMSKLRSKAERALKDSRKSLGETGDALAKQTRVAAERTDEYVRENPWASVGIGAAIGVVLGVLLARR, encoded by the coding sequence ATGTCTAAAGACAACAATACCGATCATCTGCGCGCTGAGTTGAAATCCCTTACGGATACTCTGGAAGAAGTACTAAGTTCTTCCAGCGACAAATCCAAAGAAGAAATGAGCAAGCTGCGCAGCAAAGCAGAACGCGCGCTGAAAGACAGCCGTAAGAGCCTGGGCGAGACTGGCGACGCGCTGGCAAAACAGACCCGCGTCGCGGCAGAGCGTACCGATGAGTACGTGCGTGAAAATCCGTGGGCGAGCGTAGGCATCGGTGCTGCCATTGGGGTGGTGCTGGGTGTTCTGCTGGCGCGTCGATAA
- a CDS encoding YqjK-like family protein → MSSKQEREQRKAWLLSQIQQQRLDLSSSRRDWLEVTGGYDRGWNTLLNLRAWALVGSSVMAIWSVRNPSFLVRWGKRGFGIWSAWRLVQTTIRNQRLR, encoded by the coding sequence TTGAGTAGTAAGCAGGAACGCGAACAGCGTAAAGCCTGGCTGCTCAGTCAGATCCAACAGCAACGGCTGGACTTATCCTCCAGCCGCCGCGACTGGCTGGAAGTGACCGGAGGCTACGACCGTGGCTGGAACACGCTGCTTAACCTTCGCGCCTGGGCGCTGGTAGGCAGCAGCGTGATGGCCATCTGGAGCGTACGTAACCCCAGTTTCTTAGTACGCTGGGGGAAACGTGGCTTCGGTATCTGGAGCGCATGGCGTCTCGTGCAAACGACGATCCGCAACCAGCGCCTGCGTTAA
- a CDS encoding phage holin family protein: protein MADYRQAQGPGKSVLGIGQRIVSIIVEMVETRLRLAVVELEEEKANLFQLLLMLGLTMLFAAFGLMSLMVLIIWAVDPQYRLNVMIGTTAVLLLLAIGGGIWTLVKARRTTFLRHTRQELANDRSLLEEDKS from the coding sequence ATGGCTGATTATCGTCAAGCACAGGGGCCCGGAAAAAGCGTGCTGGGAATCGGGCAGCGGATCGTCTCGATCATCGTTGAGATGGTGGAAACGCGGCTGAGGCTGGCGGTGGTAGAACTGGAAGAAGAGAAAGCGAATCTCTTTCAGCTGCTACTGATGCTGGGACTGACAATGCTTTTTGCCGCCTTTGGCCTGATGAGTCTGATGGTGCTGATCATCTGGGCTGTCGATCCGCAATATCGGTTGAATGTGATGATAGGTACCACCGCCGTTCTGTTGCTGCTGGCAATAGGCGGAGGGATATGGACGCTGGTTAAAGCGCGTCGCACCACATTCTTACGCCATACCCGTCAGGAACTGGCTAACGACCGTTCCTTGCTGGAGGAGGATAAGTCTTGA
- a CDS encoding DUF1090 domain-containing protein, which translates to MKYRIVTAFALLSISAGAWAQTPCQEKEQDIQREISYAQKHNNQSRITGLKKALSEVKANCSDSQLRADHQKKIADQKEEVAERQEDLKEARQKGDAEKVTKRENKLKEAQDELKALESRDY; encoded by the coding sequence ATGAAATACCGCATCGTTACCGCTTTTGCTCTTTTATCCATCAGTGCAGGTGCCTGGGCACAGACGCCTTGTCAGGAAAAGGAACAGGATATACAGCGTGAAATTAGCTACGCCCAAAAGCATAACAATCAGAGTCGTATTACCGGCCTGAAGAAAGCCCTGAGCGAAGTTAAAGCAAACTGTAGCGACAGTCAGTTACGCGCCGACCATCAGAAGAAAATTGCCGATCAGAAAGAAGAAGTGGCTGAACGACAAGAGGATCTGAAGGAGGCCAGACAGAAAGGCGATGCGGAAAAAGTAACGAAACGCGAAAATAAACTCAAGGAAGCGCAGGACGAACTGAAAGCGCTGGAATCACGGGATTATTGA
- a CDS encoding glutathione S-transferase family protein, with the protein MGQLVDGVWQDTWYDTKSTGGKFKRSASAYRNWLTADGAPGPSGEGGFAAEKDRYHLYVSLACPWAHRTLIVRKLKGLEPFLPVSVVHPLMLENGWTFGDDFPDATGDQLYHHDFLYQLYLHADPHYTGRVTIPILWDKKNQTIVSNESSEIIRMFNTAFDALGAKAGDYYPAELREKIDELNGWIYDDLNNGVYKAGFATSQQAYDEAVEKVFAALARLEQILGQHRYLTGDRLTEADIRLWTTLIRFDPVYVTHFKCDKHRISDFLNLHGFLRDLYQTPGIAETVNFAHIRNHYYRSHKTVNPTGIISIGPWQDLDEPHGRDSRFA; encoded by the coding sequence ATGGGACAACTTGTAGACGGTGTCTGGCAGGATACCTGGTACGATACCAAATCCACAGGCGGTAAATTTAAACGTTCCGCATCCGCTTACCGTAACTGGCTAACCGCTGACGGTGCGCCGGGTCCCTCCGGAGAAGGCGGTTTCGCTGCGGAAAAAGATCGTTACCACCTGTATGTTTCCCTCGCCTGTCCGTGGGCGCATCGCACGCTGATCGTGCGCAAATTAAAAGGGCTGGAACCCTTTCTCCCGGTCTCCGTCGTTCACCCGCTGATGCTGGAAAATGGCTGGACCTTCGGCGATGATTTTCCGGATGCCACCGGCGACCAGCTCTATCACCATGATTTTCTTTATCAGCTTTATCTGCACGCCGATCCACACTACACCGGTCGCGTTACGATCCCGATCCTGTGGGATAAAAAAAACCAGACCATCGTCAGTAACGAATCGTCAGAAATTATCCGCATGTTCAATACGGCCTTTGACGCGCTGGGGGCCAAAGCAGGCGATTACTATCCTGCTGAACTACGCGAGAAAATCGACGAGCTGAACGGCTGGATCTATGACGATCTGAATAACGGGGTGTATAAAGCAGGATTTGCCACCAGCCAGCAGGCTTATGACGAGGCGGTGGAAAAGGTCTTTGCGGCACTGGCCCGTCTGGAGCAGATCCTGGGACAACATCGATATCTGACCGGGGATCGCCTGACCGAAGCCGACATCCGTTTATGGACCACGCTGATCCGCTTTGATCCTGTCTACGTCACCCATTTTAAATGCGATAAGCATCGGATTAGCGATTTTCTCAATCTTCACGGCTTTCTGCGCGATCTGTACCAGACGCCCGGCATTGCCGAAACCGTTAACTTTGCCCACATCCGTAATCACTATTATCGCAGCCATAAAACGGTTAACCCGACGGGAATTATCTCCATCGGGCCATGGCAGGATCTGGATGAACCCCACGGCCGCGATAGTCGCTTTGCTTAA